The segment TGCTGGCCTGACCCCGCCACCACTCGCGCGGGCCCGGCCGTCCCACCGGGCCCGCGCGAGTGGCGCGTCAGGCCGTCAGCGTGACGCGGATCCGCTTGCCGCCGCCCGGCAGGCGGTGGATCTCCCAGCCGGTGCTGAGCAGCTTGACCAGGGGCCAGCCCCGGCCGCCCAGCCGGGTCGGGTCCTGGAGGTTGGCGGCGTCGCCGCGCGGGTGGGCGTCGGCGGCGTCCTCCACCTCGATGGTCAGCACCCGGCCGCCGCCGCTCGTCCGGACGGCGAACCCGGTCACCCCGCCGGCGTGCCGGATCGCGTTGGTGACCAGCTCGGTGACGGCGAGCCAGGCGTCGCCGCGCAGGCGCTCACCCGTTCCGGGGTACCGGGCGAGCGCCTCGGTGACGGCGCTCCGGGCCTCGGCCGCGGTGCGCACCGCAGGGCCCGGACGGGCGGTGGCCGGGGGACGCCACCAGGCCGGGTCGGCCTCGGCACGGGACATCGGTGACCTCGCATCGGACGGGACGGGAACGCTGCTTCAGGTGTCCGGCTGCCCGGACACCGCGGAGATCACACCGGCGGAACCCGCGGCGAACGGGGGACGTCCGGCCCGGACGCGTCCCGCACCGCGGCGTCCGCGTCCGCCGCGAGGTGCAGGTGGTCCGC is part of the Kitasatospora cineracea genome and harbors:
- a CDS encoding ATP-binding protein, coding for MSRAEADPAWWRPPATARPGPAVRTAAEARSAVTEALARYPGTGERLRGDAWLAVTELVTNAIRHAGGVTGFAVRTSGGGRVLTIEVEDAADAHPRGDAANLQDPTRLGGRGWPLVKLLSTGWEIHRLPGGGKRIRVTLTA